One part of the Rutidosis leptorrhynchoides isolate AG116_Rl617_1_P2 chromosome 1, CSIRO_AGI_Rlap_v1, whole genome shotgun sequence genome encodes these proteins:
- the LOC139858775 gene encoding uncharacterized protein, with translation MGYTENMSSTYLSSGNPCLDFFYHVVPDTPPETLTRRLVESWDHDPLITLKLICNLRGVRGTGKMDKEGFYTSALWLHRNHPKTLACNVASMAAFGYFKDLPELLYRLLKGSDARKKENEQRPKKTSFRFFRQQRGRQSKAQKAAVVKMKQKERKIVPREERISAEKKRMEAVKEFANKIRHEKKYTMAKKAVDRYKRDPDYRFLYDRVSDHFAECLRSDIKFLEEGKVRKISLAAKWCPSLNQSFDRSTLLCESIAKKVFPRGEYAEYDGVEEGHYTYRVRDRLRKEILVPLRKALELPEVYIGKNEWGLIPYNRVASVAMTLYKDKFLKHDETRFQEYLENAKSGKATIASGALLPHEIISRLRGYDGGLVAELQWKRMVDDMAKIGKFNNCLAICDVSGSMIGQPMDVCGALGILVSELSKEPWKGKVITFSQNPTLQMVKGKNLKSKTQFMRKMEWGMNTNFQKVFDLILEVASIKGRLRKKDMIKRVFVFSDMEFDQASKKPWETDYKVIKRKFEEKGYEVPDMVFWNLRDSRATPVLGKENGVALVSGFSKNLMKLFMKNGGVINPEIVLESVISGEEYSKLVVVD, from the exons ATGGGTTACACTgaaaacatgtcatcaacatatctATCTAGTGGCAACCCTTGTCTCGATTTCTTCTACCATGTGGTCCCCGATACTCCACCCGAAACTCTTACTCGGCGTCTGGTGGAGTCCTGGGACCATGACCCTTTAATAACATTAAAATTAATCTGCAACCTTCGTGGAGTACGAGGTACGGGTAAAATGGATAAAGAAGGGTTCTATACATCCGCTTTATGGCTACACAGAAATCACCCTAAAACACTAGCTTGTAATGTGGCTTCCATGGCTGCATTTGGGTACTTCAAGGACTTGCCTGAATTATTATATAGACTTCTTAAAGGATCTGATGCAAGGAAAAAAGAAAACGAACAACGCCCTAAAAAAACATCATTTAGATTCTTTAGACAACAACGTGGTCGCCAATCGAAAGCTCAAAAGGCTGCTGTTGTTAAGATGAAACAAAAGGAAAGGAAGATTGTGCCAAGAGAGGAGAGGATATCGGCCGAGAAGAAACGAATGGAGGCCGTGAAGGAATTTGCAAACAAGATTAGACACGAGAAGAAATATACAATGGCTAAAAAAGCTGTTGATCGATATAAGCGGGACCCGGACTACAGATTCTTGTACGATCGTGTTTCGGATCATTTCGCTGAGTGTTTGCGGTCTGATATTAAGTTTTTGGAAGAAGGAAAGGTAAGAAAGATTAGTCTTGCTGCAAAATGGTGTCCATCTTTGAATCAGTCATTTGACCGGTCAACTTTGCTATGTGAAAGCATTGCAAAGAAAGTCTTCCCTAGGGGAGAATATGCAGAATACGATGGTGTAGAAGAAGGGCATTACACGTACCGTGTTCGTGATCGGTTGAGAAAAGAAATATTGGTGCCTCTTAGGAAAGCGTTAGAGTTACCAGAGGTTTACATTGGAAAGAACGAATGGGGACTGATCCCGTACAATAGAGTTGCTTCGGTGGCCATGACACTCTACAAAGATAAGTTTTTAAAGCATGATGAAACAAGATTTCAAGAGTATTTAGAAAATGCGAAGTCGGGTAAGGCGACAATTGCATCCGGTGCATTACTTCCACACGAGATCATATCGCGTTTACGGGGATATGATGGGGGTCTGGTTGCAGAGCTTCAATGGAAAAGAATGGTGGATGATATGGCAAAAATTGGGAAGTTTAACAACTGCTTGGCGATTTGTGATGTTTCGGGTAGCATGATTGGGCAACCAATGGATGTGTGTGGGGCTCTTGGCATTCTTGTTTCTGAATTAAGCAAAGAGCCATGGAAAGGGAAAGTAATTACGTTTAGTCAAAACCCGACGTTGCAGATGGTGAAAGGAAAGAATTTGAAATCGAAGACTCAATTTATGAGAAAGATGGAGTGGGGTATGAACACTAATTTCCAAAAGGTGTTTGATTTGATACTTGAAGTGGCaagtat TAAGGGTAGATTGAGGAAAAAGGATATGATAAAGAGAGTGTTTGTGTTTAGCGATATGGAATTTGACCAAGCTTCGAAGAAACCATGGGAGACGGATTATAAAGTgataaagagaaagtttgaagagaAAGGGTACGAGGTGCCGGATATGGTGTTTTGGAATCTGAGGGATTCACGAGCAACTCCGGTTTTAGGGAAGGAGAATGGGGTAGCGCTTGTTAGCGGATTCTCAAAGAACTTGATGAAG t tgTTCATGAAAAATGGAGGTGTTATCAACCCTGAAATTGTACTCGAGAGTGTCATTTCCGGTGAGGAGTACAGCAAACTGGTTGTGGTTGattaa